The Nomia melanderi isolate GNS246 chromosome 4, iyNomMela1, whole genome shotgun sequence genome segment AGTTTCGCCCATCTCCCGTTTCTCTCGACGATCGGGGACGCGTTTCCGAGCCAGTCGGAGAACGCCCCCTGCTCCTCAGCCCGGAAGTGATGCAGACGGGTCCGGCCGcgacaatacattatttacatCTCCGGCGGGATTCGGTTCGCGGCTCTCCCAACGGGGAAGAGACGTTCGCGGAGCGACGAAGGATTCGCCGAGGCTTTCGCGCATTCCTATCTCCAATATGGCGGCGATCCTCAGCGCGGAACCGCCGCGACGAATTCGCGAGACTGTTTCATCTCCGATACAGCAAAGAGAATCTGAATTACACGTATCAGCCTCGCAGATTCGGCCAGACAATTTTTCGTCGACGTCCAAGATCGCAAATTAGAGAAATGCCTCGAGGAATTCTCGAGGTGGCGCCGGAGTATCCAATATGGCGGCGATCCGCGGCATCCTCGGCGAATCCTCGGCGTCCCCGTGGCGTCGTTGGCCGCAGTTCGGACATCTTTTAGGCAAATTTGAATCTTCTTCGTTCGATCGATGCATGAAACGAAGACGGCGACTTTGACGATGATCTTCGCTGCGCGACGTCGCGACGTTCTCTCCCGGTGGTTCGCGGCGTGCTGCCCGTTCCCGTTCTGGAGTTCTTTCCGGTTGGCGCGCGTGTTTCGCTTGGTCGTCCGAGGCGGAGGGTGCGGAGAGGCTCAATCATTTTCGCCGGTCCGCGAACGGTCCGCGTGCCCGGCCTATTTGTGCAGCTGCCGCTTGCGACCCATGTTGCAGATCTTGAAGTGGCACAGCATCGTATCTGTGGACGATGCACATTAGGAGACGTTAGATCTTTGAGTTACTGATGGCTTATCGAGGTTTCGAGCGAGgggtttaacccttaaccccttgccttgcaataATGTGAGACGTTGTGTAGATTTTGAACAGAATCGAAGCGTGAACGTTACTCGATTGAATTCAGATTTAATGTtgttcttctattattaattgttgtaCTTTGAAGCTAAGATTGATGTAGAGTATGCCTCTAAATCTGTTCTTCTtaatgaattgttaattaaaagtggttgtatcgatcatagttgagaaatcaatcgtaaggcaaggggttctACTTTTCAATCTATAATTTTCGCGGGTCTCGTTAAATGGACGCGATTGGATTGGCAGACGGATTCGGAGGAAGCGGGAACTTCTTTTGATGATCTTGATGATGTTTTATACGTCGCGAAGATTCGACTGAATCGCCGCTCCTGACGTCACGCGAATCAAAAGTCAATTGGCGCAATCGATTCGATCACTCTCGTTTGCTCAGTCTTTCGCTGCTCGAACGTAAACGATACCCTGAAACTGAAACGCGATCCTAACGCCGCTTCCAATTGAAAACAAGCTCGCTGAATATTTCTTGGGAATCTGACTCACGATCAACGATCGTAACTTCTCGATTTACATCGGAAATTTAGAGAAGATCGTCGAGTTCTCATCGAAACTCACTTTGCCGAACTCTTCAAACATAATTTTAACTATTCTCCATTAAAATATCACTCTCCTCATTCGAAACCGATACGAATTTCAATCTtcacactttaaccctttataaGTTCTCCATACAACTTTCAAATACATCTAAACCTTAGAAAAATTCAGTTGCAACCGATAAACTTCATCTATCTTTCTTCCTAGGAACAAACGAGAATTCtatgtttcaaaatataataacacaAAGAAGCAAATCGAACGGGTTAAGAGTTCTCCGAAGGCATAACGAGAGAGTCCAATTAAACGGCAAAGTTTCCGACGGGTCGAGGGAACGACGGAGTTCGGGGATAAGATTCGCTCGTTGAAAACGCGCCGTATCCGACTCGGTTTTCGTGTTTTTCCGGGTGAGAGGGCGGTTGCCACGCGAGGCACGTCCGTTCAACTTAATCGCGGAGGAAACGGAGCGAAGAGAATGCGAAAGATCCGTGGACCTTCGGAAGTTCCAACGGATTCTCTCCACGGATTCGCGGTTACTTTGCCCTGTCTGTTTAATCCGAGATAGAACACCTTTCCGACTCGACGAACGTACGTTTCCGAGACGTCACAGACTCGAACTGTTTCACGAGAAACGATTCTTTCAACGACTGTTTAATTAGACGTCGAAAATGTAGAGTCGAAACTGTTTCTTTGATGGAACAGACACAATCAAGATTTTTCAAGATTGCTCTCCCAATCAGAAACGTTTCTACTTAGAATCTTCAGTCCGACTCGACTTTAATATCAGTTCAGACGTACACGTTATTTTCACAGAAATTTAAACAGCTTTCGAATTCTATTGAACAGTTACTGCGATGCAGTTCTCGCGTGACTGTTAATCAAGTTACAGGCAGATCTCTTCGCAACGTCGATTCAAAGTGAATTTCATTCAACGTTCTACTCGAGTCTGTAACATGGATCGTTTCTTGATCAATGCACGAGGAAAATCGTTAGATACCGAACATTTGGTATTTAAAGCATGATGAAACATTGAATAGTTTGTTTAGTCGGTGTTTTAGGATAGCTTGGCTGACAGAGAGAAGAAAGGGTGACACTGGAGAGGGGAAGTAAAGGGTGAAACGGTACTCACAAGTGAGCGGAGTGCGTTTCCCTTCGCGCTGCGTCTGCCTCATGACGGTGTTCGGCGTCCGAAATTCTTCAGCCGAGTAATCCACTCTCGTCGAGGGCTTGTCCTTTATCCTTGGCTCGAGGACCGATTCGATCATGATCTGCATGTCGTCTAGCTCCTTCTCCCTCTCGACTACGTTCTTCTTCTCTTCTATCACCTGCTTTAGCTTCTTCATCAAAATCTGCGAAGAAGACGTGGAACAATCCGTTGATAAGACGATTCCTGTGGGTGTTTGTAGTTTGGTTGCAGCCAAAGTAGGGCTTTCGCCGGCAAAAAAATTCTTTGTCATCTCTTGTGCACTTTTGCTGAAGCTTCTCTTGTTTGTCGACGTTTTCGTATGAATTTCAtgcgtatcaaatatttttgggTATCAAAAGTAGGCTGTCAACAGAGTAGGGCTCCCGAAGTAGGGCTTTCGCCGGCAAAAAAATTCTTTGTCATTTCctttacaattttgttgaaGCTTCTTTTGCTTCTCGACGTTTTTGTATGAATTTCATGTGTATCAAAAGTATGCTGCCAATAGAGTAGGACTACCAAAGTAGGGCTTTCGCCAGCAAGAGGTTACTTACCAAATTCTCGGCGTTGTTAAGGAATGCCTCGCTGTAGAGCAACTCGGACGGTATCGGGCCCGGGTCTCCGACGACCAGGACGTTGCCGTTGGAGAGGCAGAATAATAACAGTGTCAGCAGACACAAGCCCGTCCGTTTCGCGCTGGACCTTCCCGTCATTCCCTTGATCCTCTTTATCGCTGGAACAACAGAACGCATCGCGTAACATTAGGAAAACCACCAACACTTctaatttcttaattcaattcaAAAATTCGAAACCTGTACTTGTTAATCACATCTGTATCTAAGCATATACAGCATCCTAATTTCATTAGCAACTACTATACGCAACATTCCTGCAGCTCTCTAGATAGGGCTTTCGCGAACAGTTCCGAAACTTCAAAATCAACAACCATAAAACAATCTGAAACCAAAACCACAGAGAATAAAAAACCACCGTAGTACAACATCATAAGAGCTAAACTCATAGAAGGGAACGAAAGAAATCAGAACTGCGAAGAATCACTGCTAAACTTTCCCTCCCACTCGCTCATCCATCATTCACCGCGAGTAGAACACCCCCGGATTCGCAACGCGAAAATCTTCGCCGAAACGAGCGAAGGTCCGATCAATCCGCAATAGAGACAACagggaaaataatattcgaggAGAAACAGGCCGCAGTGGCCGCGAGAGTTCAGAGCTAACCCAGACACTTCGCTGTCCTCGTGGGTGTTCATTTTCGAGTCGAACGAGCCATCAAACGTCGATTTATCTCGAGGATCGATCTCCCGTTTCCCTCTCTCCGTCGCTTTTTCCCCGTTTCTCCCGTTCCTCTTGTCTCGTTTTCCCTGCTCTTCCCACAGCATCTCGGCCGACCGTGAATATCGTCGACCCTCCGACAATCGGTCGTTATCGCGACGTATCCTGAACGCTTCGGCGATCCCGCCACTCGTTTTTTCGCCGGCGACGactcgttttcctttttcagGCTAATTTCCGACGGCTCCTCGTTCGGGGGACGCTTCCATAAACGCGGGATCATCGCGATCCCGTCCGCCGACCGATCGTCGCGGATTTTCCACGGATTACTGGCACCGTGGATTTCAAATGTACAGAATTTCTCGGAATCGCGATGATATTTCGAACGTCACCCCGTTACGCGTGAGAAATAGTACTTACGAGgcattttattctattcgtgGAAATGTAAATTTACCGACACCGCCGGAGAGGTGTGCTGTTAAAGCGTGGCAACCGAATGAAACTTCAACTCGATGCTCAGTTTTACGCGATTTAAATCTGTGACAGTAATGCGAGTGATTCTAGTTTCTGATAGTAGTAAAATCTTTATGAGCATCTGGTTTCTAATAGTAACTAATAAAGAAATACCAAGCAATTTTCCAATACTAATACTGTAACACCGAGCGTCTAATTTCCAACGTTGGAAATTCCAAGATTTCTCCTCtagaaatcgaagaaaatagGTAATAAAATCATTCTGAGCATCTAGTTTCCAATAGTAACTAATAAAGAAATACCTAGCACCTATTTTCCAATACTAATTAATACTGTAACACCAACTATTTAATTTCCAACGTTGCAAATTCCAAGATTTCTCCTCTAGAAATCGAAGAAAACagggaataaaataattttgagcaTCTAGTTTCCAAtagtaactaataaaaaaatacctAGCACCTATTTTCCAATGCTAACTAATAAACTAAGATCAAGTGTCCAATCCGCAACATGAAAAATTCCAAGTTCTCTCGTCTAGAAACCGGAAAACCCGTATAAAACGTGAAAGTGGCGATCGATGCAAACGGAAATTGTCGATGAAAGCAGGGCCGAGCTTCCGAGTTTCCACTTGTTGCGTTTCCGGAGCAGTCGTCTCCGTCGCTAATCCAATTCGCGATCGCCGCTCTCTGTTTCTCGATTCGATTTCGCCCGTGCCAGGCCTCCGGAAACGAGCCTCGTACCTCCCGGCAGCGCCGGATGCGATGAAGTCGAACTAATTATTCAAAGCGTAACCCGAGCGTCGCGTGTCACGTTCCTCGAATTTGCCCGCGGAATTCTCGCAGGGTTATGAATCCCGTGGATTCCTGCCGAGGAAGAATCGGTAGGCCTAATGAGCGTTATTTCCTAGACACGATTAACCTTTCGTTAATTGTTCGCGTTTGACGGCGAATTCCGAAGCTTCCGTCGCAATTGGTCGATCGCTAATTCATCGACAATAAAGGTAACTTCGATAGGTTGATAGGTTGGATGGTGGAAGAATTTAGATCGCGAATGTTAACTATTTAACTTGTTACAGCTAAAAAATAACTaggaaataatttacaaaaccaTCGAGTAGAAGAAACtttttccaaattattttttagGTGTAACAAACTGAATAGTTACGATCGTAGGAACTTGGAAAAAGTTTCTTGTACTCCAATGGATCATAACTATTCAACTTGTTACACCTAAAAAATAACTAGGAAATAATTCACAAAACCATCGAGTACAAGAAaccttttccaaatttctacgATCGTAACGAAAGTGTTCCTGAAAAATCAAGATCGTCTGAATACAGAATTctcgaaaataaagaatatcaaTAATCACAAAAGAAACGCTGTTTCGTAATCAAATTTCGAGCATCGAATCGTCCACCTATCTCGACACACTCCTCCGAGGCCGTGCCTCTTTAAATCTACAGTCTACATGTCGATAAACACGTCGAAAAAAGCCGGTTGCGCAACACAATATAATCCTCGAGTACCAACGCTTTCTAATCGCCGAAATGAATTCGCGAATCTAATCTCTCGACAGCGATTAACCGTTGAACACGGACGTGCGGCCTCGCAGGCCTCCATGTAGTCTCGTGAAcgttgaaaccagtgaaattctCGTCTTACAATTGGATACCGTCGCTGCGCGAAGATAtttaaatcaatgaaaacaAGTAAgcacaataaatttgtttattggtCGATACCGACGAGAATATTTCACAATAATCGCCGCGAATGACCACGCATTCAATGATACATCAATTTCATTACTTTCTCAAACATAACACCAGTAGACTGTCTAGATCATCTAGATTAACATAAATCCAATCACGATGTGCATCATAGTTTCACCAACTCTAACAGAAtcaaagtaaaagaaattaGATTTCATTCTTAATCTACAATTAAACTAAACTCATCTTAAAATCTATCTACACCGTATTCCGACTCATCTCAATCGCGACGATCTCAATAATCGCTACGTTCGAGAAAGTATCATcgaaattaacgaaattgatatttcctttatcgCACGTTTGTATTCGACACGTGCGGCACAATGGTTTTAAATAATCTAATTCTCCGACTTTGTCAAACCGTGCTCCGCCTCCCCTCGCCTTGATCCGTCGGCTCGATGTAGAAGTGAGAAGATATCGTCCGTGGACGGTGGTTCGATCCGCGTTCGCGATCTCGCGTAATCTTATCCGCGCGCTTATCGATCGGTCTTATCGAACGAAAGGGATAATTCCCGATGACCCGGCCAACCTcgtccgttcgtccgtccgttcgttcgttcggtctTATTCTGGCCCGACTCGCTCGGGTATTCATGCAAGCCGGGCGCAATTTATCTGGCGACCCGACGCGCTCGCTCTTTCGGCCCGATAACATCGACGAGGGATGCGCGCAATTACACTTTACATAATTCGGCTCTCGCCCACGAAAAACTCCGGCCGCGCGTAATTCCTGCCGTCCGACACCTCCGCCGTTGCCACCCGACCGCCCCCCGCCGGTTTCCATTCGTTTTTATTGCGGCGAAATTCTAATTACCCTGAAAAATTCCCTTCCTTTCTGCTCGCGGGGCTGCGAGCGCGATGCGAGGGAAACTTTGATGGCGAGAGTCTCTAATGGATTCGTTCGGATCGGCTCGGCGGCCTTTGTCGCGCGGGCTATTTCGGCTGCGGAGGGTTTGCAGTAATTCGGCGGTTAATCGGTTTATTTGGTAATTCGCGGATTCAGTAATTCGTCAATTTTGTCATTCGTGGATTTAGTATCTCGCGGATCTGGTAATTTGTAGGTTCAGCGGTTTCTGGATTTAGGAGCACGAATTCAGTGATTcctataatatttctataatttctataatatttctataattccaGTAGATTGTAATCTAAAAAATCTAGGTTCGACTGAACTCAGTAAAAGCAGAATCGATCGAGAGCCGAGGAatagatttaaatttgaaaCGATTTAAATTCGAAGCTCCTTCAAATTCTCCCGAAATAATTAAACGGAACAATCGAGGGAAACTAGAAAATATCTGACATCTCAAAGATAAATCACGAAAATAACAAAGCTCCGAGGTATTGCCTCATTGCCGATCGTCCGAGCTCTCCGCTTAACAAGACGTTTCACCCAAAAAGGCTCACCagcgaaaggagaaaaaaactTTCCACGCGATGCCTCCCTTTTTGCCGGCGATAGCCTTTGTCATCTTCCGCGTCCGCGGATCGGCATACGCAAACGCGGCCTCCATTCCGAACAATGGAGTATCGTCTGCCAGGAAGAACGCCGTGCGAACGCGCGCTCcgaccgccattttgtcgggcgccGGTCGCCCGATCGACCGTGCGCCGTTCCGCGGCCGATCGTTCCATTTCTCCCTTCTTCTTCTCGTCTTTCCAGCATACACGCGTCGATTCCTCGCGGAGCCTCGCGGTTCACGGCCGCGGATTCATCTGaaatcgcgtcgcgacgcgtttACCCGGTAAACAAAACGATTAGCCACCGGGGAACGAGTGACGCgagatatttaacccttcgcgcgtGGCGATCGAGGAGGATCTTACTAATCGACCGCGCGAATTCAACGCTTAGATCGATTGAAACTCCTTTCGATCTGCTTCTCTTAGTTATCGAAATCTAGCAACTTTCGGGGAAATTATTCAACGAACTGATTCCATACAAGTCGATCGTTTCAATCAACACTCTTACAGCGCGTACCAGAAAACTAGAAATTCCATTCTCACCCGGGAAACTGTTAACACGAGAACAATCGCGGAATAACAGGAAACTTTATTCCATAAAGAGCGACGCAAGAAGTTACGATGGAATCTCTCCGAAAGTACACTCGAAGTCTCAAGTTCCAAGACGATAAGAATCCTGCTCACCCCAGTCTCCGTACAAAGGGGAACAACGAAAACGAACAAGCGAATGTAGAGAACAGAGTACACAAGGAGACAGTCTCGCCAAGTGAAAATCGAATGGAATCGGAAATAAACGATCGAGTGAAAAAACGAGTGAACAAACGAGTGAACTTGTCCTAGCCTCCTACCTTGCTGAATCACGGGAGCCTCGCACCTCCGGTTAAATCACTTGAAACAACGTTCGCACGATGAATCGATCGTCGATCGAGCAGAGGATGATCCAAGGATAGATTCTGTTCGTGTCTAGAGAGGAAATCTCCGTTTGAAGGATACGATCGCGGCGCGAGATCAACTTTTCGGCGGGACCGTGCGTGCGCGAAGAATGAGCGGAGAGGGCTGTTGCACCCTCTATTATACCCCGAGCGGAAACCGCCGCCACCCCCGTCTCCTAGCCGCACCTCCTACCACCTGTAGAGGCCCGAGATGCTGGCACGAGGATTCTGTAGCTCGCCCGCCCACGCGTGTGCCATTCGTACGTACGCGTTCCTCGCTTCGTTACAACGCGAAACCGCCTCGCGGCCTTTCGTCCCGTCGGCTTCTCCTACGGATGTGCGTTCAACGATGCGCGCTCCTCGAAATTAGCTTCAATCAACAATTCGCAGTGGCAGATATCTCATGGATGTATCGGCGCGAAGGATTTCTAAACAGTTTTGTTACGAGTCGCTCGCAGATCGAGGGAACTAATGTTTTGCTCGTGAAACGATTGTGCGAGATACTTAGAAGGTGTAGAAAGAAGGGCTCCCCTTTAATATgtagaaagaatatttattccacTGAAATCTACGAAAAgcagaaaatttgataaattttatttattttatcgagcGGAGGACGATAACGTTTCGAATTCAATATTCCAGTTTGCGTGATGCGACACGcggaatatcgaaataaatgtcccttaatttctg includes the following:
- the LOC116428328 gene encoding uncharacterized protein LOC116428328, coding for MTGRSSAKRTGLCLLTLLLFCLSNGNVLVVGDPGPIPSELLYSEAFLNNAENLILMKKLKQVIEEKKNVVEREKELDDMQIMIESVLEPRIKDKPSTRVDYSAEEFRTPNTVMRQTQREGKRTPLTYTMLCHFKICNMGRKRQLHK